The following is a genomic window from Clostridium fungisolvens.
GAGTAAATATTAGAGATGCAATATTACAGGGAATGAGTGAATTTGCACCAGAATCACAACCTGACGAAGGTATTGCAGTTTGGCCTATATTAGCGCATAATTGGTTAAAGAAGGTATTAAATATTGATTAATGTACTTTTTGATTTCAATTATTGATGTATAAAAGGTAGATGTGAAATAAAACTACAAATTGAAGGTACATTAGCGATTCTTTCATTGGCATATATTTATAATAAAAAAGTATATTAAAAGGGTGAGAATGATATGAGAAAATATGAAGACATCGCAATTGAAAAACTTCAAAAAGAAACTAAAGTTATTGATAATAATGGCTTGAAGGTTATTTTAAAACCAATTCCAGGAGAAGATAGGCCAGGATATTTGGATCCAGTAGAACTAGGCATTATGATGAAGCAAGCAGAAAATAATTCTAACCAAGAGATGCCTGAAACAATGCCACCATTAGAAGTAATAATACCAATCATAAGGGATTCTATGGGGTTTCCAAACTATAATCTAAATACTGTTGAGATTCATACAAAATATGAGGAGCTAACAGGAAGCGGTAATACAGTAGGATTATGGCACTATTATCCAAGAAAATCTGAGAAAACTAAAAATAAGCCAGCTCTAGTATTTTTTCATGGTGGCGGCTGGATTGGTGGAAGTGTATACACCGTAGAAAATTTCTGTAAGCTTATAGCTGAATTAGCAGATGCAGTAGTGTTCAATGTTGATTATTCTTTAGCTCCAGAAAAGCCATTTCCAAACGGTTTGAATGATAACTACTACGCAGTTAAGCATATTTATGATAATGCAGAAGCTTACGGAATTGATCCAAACAAAATTTCTGTTGGAGGGGATAGTGCTGGTGGTAACTATGCAGCAGCGGTATCTCTAAAATCAAAAGATTTAGGAGATACAAAGATAGCAATGCAGGTACTTATCTATCCGGCTGTTACTATTGGAGAGGCTAAAGCAGAGGGGTATGAATGGAATGAGGATTTCTTTGAAGTATCAGAAGAGCATGGAGAAATCATCAAGAAAGGTTGTCTTGGACTTGGAAGACCAGGAAAAATTGAAGATGATTTGATGGCAGGATCATATATTGGTAATGCTCAAGATATCTATAATCCTTATATAAGCCCAATGGTTGCAAAATCACATGAAGGACTTCCAAAAACAATTGTAGCAGTGGCAGAATTTGATGGTTTAAGACTTCAAGGTGAGTTCTATGCAAAACAGCTTAAGGAAGCTGGAGTAGATACAACCTGCTATCGCTATAAAGGTATGACTCATGCATTTATTGATAAATTAGGACATGTTGCTCAAGCAGAGGATTTATGTATTGAGATAGCTAAGGCTATGAAGGAACTATAAGTATTAAAGCATAGTGCAAACAAAAAAAGTTTAAATCTTGATATTGATGAAAACTCAGACTATCTAACCTTTATTTTGGGCAGAAAGTCTGAGTTTTTATTAATTCTAATACTTCAATAAAATAATTTATATACTAAAAAATATAAATGGTACTATGAAATTTTTATACTATCAGATATAATGGAGTAAATTTTTTTATTTGCATAGTATAAAATCAGGATGGATACGGATATAAAATCTAAAAAATAACAGTTCAAAGAAGGAAGTGATATTATAATGGACTTAGAAAAGAAACTTAGAGGGAAAATTACTATTTTACTTGTTTTAGCATTTGCACTATATATTGTATTTAACCATTGGGGTAATGTAATGGGAATGCTAAGCAGTGTATATGAATTGTTCTTCCCATTTATATTAGGTGGATGTATTGCCTTTATTATTAATATACCGGTTACATTTATATCTAAAAAATTGTTGAAGCTTAAAAGGAAAGGCCATGGTAAAGTAATTATAAAATATAGCAGAGCCATCAGTATAGTGCTTTCCTGCTTTCTTATACTTGGAGTTTTAGCAGCAATTTCATCGATCATTATACCAAATATTATTGACACAGTTAAAATATTGCCAGCAGCCTTCGATAGTTCCACAATAGCATTTCAAAACTGGCTTGACAGCAATACTTGGTTAGCTAATAATGTGATGAACCTAGTTAATAATATGGGCATAGATTGGAATCATATTTTTAACACTATAAAATCTACTGCATTTAATGGAGCTACTTCAGTTTTAATTTCAACTTTAGGCGCAGCAACAACCTTTGCAAGTGCTACAGTAGAATTCATATTAGCGTTTATATTTGCTATATACATATTGGCACAAAAGGAGAAATTAGGTATCCAGTTTAAAAAATTACTATATGCCTTCATGAAAAAAGAAAATGTAGATTCAATACTAGAAGTGTTAAATCTAACCAGTGAGACTTTTTCAAATTTCATCACTGGACAATGTACTGTTTCTGCAATTTTAGGAGTTCTGTTTTTTGTAGCTTTGATGCTTTTTAAGTTACCATACGCTCTTGTAGTTAGTATACTTATTGGATCTTTTTCAATTATCCCAGTTTTAGGTTCGGCAATCGGATGCATTTTAGGTGCATTTTTGATTTTAATGGTTTCTCCTATAAAGGCAGGTATTTTCTTATTTATTTTTATAGCAATCAAGCAATTGGAAGATAATTTGATTTATCCAAAGGTCGTGGGAAATTCAATTGGACTACCTTCTATTTGGGTGTTATTTGCAATAACTTTAGGAGGAAAAACATTCGGAGTTCCAGGTATGATAATATTCATTCCTTTATGTTCAGTAGCTTATGTTTTACTTCGTAAAGAAGTAAATATTAGATTGGAGAAAAAAGCTTTAAAAATAAATTAAGATATAGTATTTGTATATACTTATTTAATAGAGAAGAAAGAATAAATTAATACAATAAAACGATTATAGGATATCTAGTTAAATATATTACTATTTAACTAGATATCCTATTTGTTTTTTCGTTCTTTTTTGCTATCAGTATAGCATTAGGTAAAGATGGAGTAACCCCTAACATGGAGATGGAGCCAATTTAATAAGTTAGCCCTTATTTTTTATTATTTGATTGGTATAACAATTTATATTCTTTGGGATTAATTCCAGTTATTTTTTTGAAAGTTTTAGTAAAATGACTTTGGTCGATAAAACCTAAAGGTGCATATATATCAGCTAGAGATTTTTCACCAGTTCTTATCAATTTTTTAGCCTCTTCTATTCTTTCTTTTTGAATATACTCACTAATTGAAATACCAACCTCTTTCTTAAATAAGTGAGATAGGTAATTGGCATTCATTGATAGATGATCAGCAATTTGAGAAACGGTTATTTTTTCATATAAATGTTCGAACACATAGTTTTTACACTTTACTACATTAATGGAGTAGTTTTCTGACCTTATTTTATGTACTCTTTCCGTATAATCAAAAAGAACTTTTCCGTATATCTCATTTATACCTACAATAGTATTACATTCTTCAATAGCCTGGATATAGAAGTCACTGAGACTAAGTGCTAGTTCCCAGTCAAGGCCTCCTTCTATTGCAGCATGAGAAATAAGTGAAATAAAGCTAATAAAAATATTCTTCTCATTTCTTAAAGGATTTTTTGAATGGACTCCTTTCTCGCCACCTACTGAATTAGACATTAGAAATTCTTTTAACTCTTCTACATTACCTTCCTTTATGTAGTTTAATAACTGAACCTCAAAGCCTTGAGAATGATGATAAACACTATCTCTTCTTTTTTTAGATTGTGAAATGTCAAAAGAATTTTTGTTTTCATAGTTAACATTAATAAGCTCACTGTAATTTTGAAGGTCTTCAAAATCCAATTTGTAGTTGTAAAGTTGATATAAAAGCAGTGAAACTAGCTCTAAGAAAGCAGTGTAGTCCATTATAACTACGTGATTATAATACTCTACTAAGCTTTTTTTAAACTTATGCTGTATATCGAATTCCTTAATTAAATTACTAATAGATTTTTCATCAATTTCAGAGGAAAGTGTTGGACCAATTAAAATAGTACCAGTAAAAACGTCATTAATAATTATTTTAGAACAAAAAAAGTTCTCAAGATATTTGGTGGTTTTTAGCCCAAAAAACTTATCAGAGTTACAAATATTGATTAGCTCGCTAAATATCTGATGCTTATCAGTATATAGAGGGTTCTGGCTATGTTCATATGAGTATTCAAATAAAACTTCTCCATTTACATCAAAAAAATAAATAGGTATATTTGATAGTCCAAAAATTTTTCTGCATATATATCTGATATCGTCAATTGAGGATAAGTTACTTCTTAATGCAACCATTTATAGCCTCCTTAGAATAACGTATATAAAAGCTTTAGTTTTCAATCGGTACAATACAGTTATTGTAAATATGTATCAAAATTATAACATAAGAATTTGAATTGAGTAAAAGTAAATTGAAATTATATTTAAATTAAAAAATTACCACTGAAAAATAAATATTAAACAATCTATATACCAAAACATATGAAATGTACAATGAAAAAAGTTTGAAAACCTTTAAAATGATTTATGAAAATACTTAAGATAATTAGGTATTCATTTAAATAACAAAAGGGGAAATTAGAATGGAGAGAAGTATGACAAGTGTACATGTAGATAAAGTTAACAAAATCTTATTTGGAGTACTATGGATTATTTTTATTGTAAGTATATCTATTAATGTGAGTATTCATAATAATGCTTCAGTGTTTAGTGAGATAGTACTATTTACTATTTTATTGACAGCTACAGTTTTAGTATTAAAAAAAGGTAATAAAAATCTAATTCGTAATATTATTTCTCTAGGATTTTTATTCTATTTAACTGTAGCAACTATTAATGCAACTAGTGATTCAAGAATTACATATATGTATAGTTTTATTTTCTTTATTGTATTTATAACCTTGTATTTTGATACGAAATTTTATGCATTACTTGCAATAGTTGTAGATGCATTGTTAACTGGAATGGTGTTTTACATTCATGATTTTTTTGTAGTACTTGCACCATTTTTATTAATTATATTTACGTCAATAACCCTTTATTTTGTAACAAGAAATGGAAGCAATTTAATTAATGAAGCTATAGAAAAAGAAGAGAAGGCACAGGAGTTGTTGTTAGAACTTAAAGAAACAATGAATATAATAAAGGGCAATACAACTTCTTTAAATTCAGATATTATTGAGTGCAATAATAACTTAATGTCAGTAAAAGAAGGAAGTAACGGTATTACAGTAACCTCAGAGGAAGTAGGGAAAAGTGTAGTTGCCCAAACTATAAGTATAAGTGATATTTGCAGTATGATTAATGAAGCAGATAACAAGATGGTAGAAACAATAGAAATAGTAAGTGATATTAAGGATAGATCGGCAAAGGCGAATATTGCCGTTTCACAAGGTGCACACAATATAGATGATATGAGTAAACAAATAATTATTATTAATTCAGCGGTATCGGAATCACTAGCTACAGTACTTGAGCTTGAACAAAGCATGAATGAAATAAATAAATTTCTAGATAGTATAACTCAGATATCTTCTCAAACCAATTTATTGGCCTTAAATGCAGCAATTGAAGCTGCAAGAGCAGGAGAACAAGGTAAAGGCTTTTCCGTAGTAGCAGAAGAAGTAAGAAAGCTAGCAGAACAAAGCTCGGAAACAGTAGGATTGATAAATTCAATAATCAATAATATAAAAAGTAAGACCAGAACAGCATTAAAGGAAGTTGAAGAAGGAAGTCTGGCAATTAAATCTGGCGAAATGATTGTGAAACAAGTTAGTGATAGTTTTAAAAATATAGAAAAAACTTTTAAAGACATTGATGAACGTATAGATTCAGAGACTAGAATATTTGAAACTTTTACAATGATTTTTAAGAATACACGCCAGGAAATAGAGGCTGTATCAAGTATATCAGAGGAACACTCTGCAGCAATAGAGGAAATGCTAGCAACAATTCAAAATCAGAATAACAACATAAGCAATATATTTGAGCTTATAGGTCAGATTAAAGAGTCAAGTGAAGTCCTTGAAAAAATGGCTAATAGAGAAAGTAATATTTAGTCAAGAATATTAGGGATGACAAATTTTAAATTATATCAAACACTATTTATTATACCTATAGTACTACAGTAATGTAGTATTATAGGTGTTTTTTTGCACTAATATAATCAACCCTAGACTATAAGTTAATTTAAAATTTTTTATTTATGAGTAAGTATAAATAGTGTCAAATTAGGTAAATATCAACTGAATCTATATGTAAACTAAATAAATGAAAAAATCTAAATAACTCTTAAAATATAAAAAAATTATTTAATATAAGCAAAAGAAATGTACAAAATTCTAAGTTTAATACAATTAAATCTATATGAAAACCTTTAGAATAATATTAAAGTGATGGGAACAATGTGTTACGAAAATTAACTGAATTTCATTTCAGGACGGGCATTAGGACTAAATATTTTAAATTTATAAGGGCTGTACTTATCTTAAATTTTCTATTATTTTGTTCCAATCAAATAAAATTTTATAGGGGGAACTTATTATGAAATCAAAAGAAATATTACAAGATGAAAACAGAAAGCTTACCTTTTTAGAAAAATGCGTATCTGCTTCAGGAGGTATGACAGGAACTTTTTTCTTTCAAATGATTCAAATGTATTTATTGTTTTTCTATACTGATATCTTTAAGGTAAGTCCACTGTATGTTGCAGGGCTTTTCTTGGTAGTTCGTATAATAGATGCATTCGTTACTCCATTATTTGGAATACTTGTAGATAGAGTAACAACACCATGGGGAAAATATAGACCTTGGTTTTTGATTATAGGTATACCAACGGCTGTATTTGGATTTCTAACATTTACAACTGTTGATCTGAGTTCTACTGGAAAGATTGTATACGTAACCATAACGTATTTAGTTTTCAGTGTATGTATGGCGATAGCACAAGCTCCAGGTGCAGCAATGACACCAGCTATGACAAAAAGACTAGATGATAGAATATCTCTTGGTACATTTAATTACATTTTTGTTATGATTGGAGCTATGTTTGTTAGTATTGGTGCATTACCTCTAATTAATGCGCTGGGAAGTGGTAACCAAGCTAAAGGATTTAGCATGTTAATGGGTAGTGTTGGTATAGTAGCTATACTATTAAATTTTGCTCAGTTTGCAATCCTTAAAGAGAGATTTGTAATCCCTAGAGATAAAGATGCTAAATATTCCTTAAAACAAATTGCTGATAGCGTATTAAAAAATAAAACAGCAATCATAGGTCTTGTATTTATATTCATACTTAATTTATCTAATGGTCTTAAATCTGCAATAATGATACATTATTTTAAGTATTTCTTCCATAATGAAGGTCTTATGGTAACTATGGGTATCGTAGGATTAATTCCAACTATGCTTGGGGTAATGCTAAGTGGTGTTATAACTAAGAAAATTGGAGTTAGAAATAATTTAGTGGTAGGTTCACTTATTTCAATAGTTACAACTGTATTAGTATTATTTATCCCTTCAACTCCAAATGGGATGACAGTTTTTATAGCACTTTCGGTAATAGGGGCATTATTTGGAGGAATTACTATGCCAGCCCAAGGAACCTTGATGCCTGCAGCTATGGACTATGCGGAATGGAAAACTGGTATAAATTCTAATGCTTTCATGGGATCATTACAAGGCTTTATGCAAACCTTCGCAACAGCTATATCGGGGGCTATAGCTGCTGGCGCATTATCAATCATTGGATATGTGCCAAATGCAGAGCAAAGCAGCACTACATTATTTGGATTAAAGGTTTTAATGAGTATTCTTCCAGCTGTAATTTATGCATTTACATTAATAGTTTGGAAGTTTGACTTAACAGAAGAGAAACAACATCAAATTGCGCATGAACTTGCAGAACGTAGAAAAGCAGCTCAAGTCCAAGCATAGAAAGCTGGTTAATAAAAGTGGTATTTTAGAAATAGTTTACTTAGGTACTGCTTTGTAATTAAGAATAATTAATGAAGTATAAAAAATTACTGCAGTACACAGGTTGTAATGCAGTAATTTTTATATATAAGTCTTGTCTGTGAGATATTTAATAAAGAATGAATCAGATACTGGCTTTGAGAAAGTGGTTTAACAAAGTAACCAAGTATGGATTTTATTAGAACTTTAATTATTAAAAATAATAATTTTATAGTAGTAAATAGAATGGAAAATTTAATTATAAAACAAAGTGAAAAATATACAATTAAATAATATAAGTACAATAAAAGATTTTCGAAACAATCTAAAATAGTAAATAGATTTATAGTAAAAAATCAAATAAAAGGAGAATCAAAATTGGAAAGAGATATAAAAAAGTTGATTTCAGAAATGACCTTGGAAGAAAAAGTGAGTTTATGTTCGGGAAAAGATTTTTGGTATACAAGAGACATTGAGAGATTAGGTATACCAGCAATCATGATGGCAGATGGACCTCATGGCTTAAGAAAACAAGAGGGTGCAAGTGATCATATGGGATTAAATAAAAGTATTCCAGCAACTTGCTTTCCATCTGCAGCTGGATTAGCATGTTCATGGGATAAAGAAATAGCAAAAAAAGTGGGAATAGCACTAGGGGAGGAAGCTCAAGCAGAAGGAGTTTCAATACTTCTTGGGCCAGGTGTAAATATTAAACGTTCACCATTATGCGGAAGAAACTTTGAATACTTCTCAGAAGATCCATTTTTGTCTTCAAAGATGGCTACAAGCTTTATAAAAGGGGTGCAAAGTCAAGGGGTAGGTACTTCACTTAAGCACTTTGCAGTAAATAACCAAGAACATAGAAGAATGTCTATAGATGCAATAGTAGATGAAAGAACTTTAAGAGAGATATATCTTGCAAGCTTTGAAGAACCAGTAAAACAGGGTAAACCTTGGACTGTAATGGCAGCTTATAATAAGGTAAATGGTGATTTTTGTTCTGAAAATAATAGACTGTTAACTGAAATTCTTAGAGATGAATGGGGCTTTGAAGATTTTGTAGTATCTGACTGGGGAGCTGTTGTTGATAGAGATAGAGGTGTTGAAGCTGGAATGGATGTAGAGATGCCTAATAGTGGGGGCATTGGTGACAAAAAACTTTTAGAAGCAGTAAAAAGTGGAAAGCTTGACGAAAGGATTATCGATAGGGCCTTAGAAAGGGTTTTAAAGGTAGTATTTAGAGCAATTGAAAATAAAAAAGTGAATTCAGTTTACTCTAAAGAAATTCATCATGATATAGCCAGAGAAGTGGCGAGAGAATCTATGGTTCTTCTAAAGAACGAAGATAATATACTTCCTTTGAAGCGTATCGAATCTATAGCAGTTATTGGAGCTTTTGCAAAGAAACCTAGATATCAAGGTGGGGGAAGTTCTCATATAAACCCTACAAAAATTGATAATATATATGAAGAGTTAGAAAAGCTAGCTGGTAGCAATGCAAAGCTAACATATTCAGAGGGCTATGATTTAGTAAGTGATGAGATTGACAAAGAGTTAATAAATGATGCCAAAGAAGCTGCTAAAAATGCAAAAGTTGCTGTTATATTTGTAGGATTGCCTGATAGATATGAGTCAGAAGGCTTTGATAGAAAGCATTTAAGAATACCAGACAATCATATTAAATTAATAGAAGCAGTGGCAGAAGTGCAAAGTAATATTGTAGTTGTGCTAAGCAATGGAGCACCAATTGAGATGCCTTGGCTTGGAAAGGTAAAAGCTGTTTTAGAAGGTTACTTGGGAGGACAAGCTTTAGGAGGTGCCATAGCAGACTTACTTTTTGGAGTTGTTAGTCCATCAGGTAAGCTTGCAGAAACTTTCCCAAAGAAACTTTGCCATAATCCTTCGTACTTAAATTTTCCTGGAGATGACGAAAAGGTTGAGTATAAAGAAGGCGTTTTTGTAGGTTATAGGCATTATGACACTAGAGATATAGAACCTTTATTCCCATTCGGGTACGGATTAAGTTATAGCAGTTTTGAGTATAGTGATATCAAATTAGATAAAAAATCAATAACGGATGAACAAACAGTTACTGTAACTGTTAAAGTGAAAAATACAGGAGATATAGAAGCAAAAGAAATAGTGCAGTTATATGTTAAAGATGTAGAAAGTTCTATATCCCGTCCAGAAAAAGAACTTAAAGGCTTTGAAAAAGTAAGTTTGAAGCCTGGCGAAGAAAAAACAGTTGTCTTTACATTAGATAAAAGAGCTTTTGCATACTATAATGTAAATCTAAAGGATTGGCATGTAGAAACTGGAAGTTTTGAGATTTTAGTTGGAAAATCTTCTAGACATATAGTTTTAAGAGAAACTTTAGAAGTGCAGTCAACAGTTAATTTAAAAAAAGTTTTAACTAAACATTCAACTTTTGGAGATCTAATGGAGCATCCTATAGGAGCACAAGTAATGCAGGCAATGACTCCAGCATCATCGGTTGATGCATCAGCAAGTTTAGATGGACTTGGAACAGATCCTCAAGAAATGATGAAG
Proteins encoded in this region:
- a CDS encoding alpha/beta hydrolase, whose translation is MRKYEDIAIEKLQKETKVIDNNGLKVILKPIPGEDRPGYLDPVELGIMMKQAENNSNQEMPETMPPLEVIIPIIRDSMGFPNYNLNTVEIHTKYEELTGSGNTVGLWHYYPRKSEKTKNKPALVFFHGGGWIGGSVYTVENFCKLIAELADAVVFNVDYSLAPEKPFPNGLNDNYYAVKHIYDNAEAYGIDPNKISVGGDSAGGNYAAAVSLKSKDLGDTKIAMQVLIYPAVTIGEAKAEGYEWNEDFFEVSEEHGEIIKKGCLGLGRPGKIEDDLMAGSYIGNAQDIYNPYISPMVAKSHEGLPKTIVAVAEFDGLRLQGEFYAKQLKEAGVDTTCYRYKGMTHAFIDKLGHVAQAEDLCIEIAKAMKEL
- a CDS encoding AI-2E family transporter, encoding MDLEKKLRGKITILLVLAFALYIVFNHWGNVMGMLSSVYELFFPFILGGCIAFIINIPVTFISKKLLKLKRKGHGKVIIKYSRAISIVLSCFLILGVLAAISSIIIPNIIDTVKILPAAFDSSTIAFQNWLDSNTWLANNVMNLVNNMGIDWNHIFNTIKSTAFNGATSVLISTLGAATTFASATVEFILAFIFAIYILAQKEKLGIQFKKLLYAFMKKENVDSILEVLNLTSETFSNFITGQCTVSAILGVLFFVALMLFKLPYALVVSILIGSFSIIPVLGSAIGCILGAFLILMVSPIKAGIFLFIFIAIKQLEDNLIYPKVVGNSIGLPSIWVLFAITLGGKTFGVPGMIIFIPLCSVAYVLLRKEVNIRLEKKALKIN
- a CDS encoding helix-turn-helix domain-containing protein, with amino-acid sequence MVALRSNLSSIDDIRYICRKIFGLSNIPIYFFDVNGEVLFEYSYEHSQNPLYTDKHQIFSELINICNSDKFFGLKTTKYLENFFCSKIIINDVFTGTILIGPTLSSEIDEKSISNLIKEFDIQHKFKKSLVEYYNHVVIMDYTAFLELVSLLLYQLYNYKLDFEDLQNYSELINVNYENKNSFDISQSKKRRDSVYHHSQGFEVQLLNYIKEGNVEELKEFLMSNSVGGEKGVHSKNPLRNEKNIFISFISLISHAAIEGGLDWELALSLSDFYIQAIEECNTIVGINEIYGKVLFDYTERVHKIRSENYSINVVKCKNYVFEHLYEKITVSQIADHLSMNANYLSHLFKKEVGISISEYIQKERIEEAKKLIRTGEKSLADIYAPLGFIDQSHFTKTFKKITGINPKEYKLLYQSNNKK
- a CDS encoding methyl-accepting chemotaxis protein, with amino-acid sequence MERSMTSVHVDKVNKILFGVLWIIFIVSISINVSIHNNASVFSEIVLFTILLTATVLVLKKGNKNLIRNIISLGFLFYLTVATINATSDSRITYMYSFIFFIVFITLYFDTKFYALLAIVVDALLTGMVFYIHDFFVVLAPFLLIIFTSITLYFVTRNGSNLINEAIEKEEKAQELLLELKETMNIIKGNTTSLNSDIIECNNNLMSVKEGSNGITVTSEEVGKSVVAQTISISDICSMINEADNKMVETIEIVSDIKDRSAKANIAVSQGAHNIDDMSKQIIIINSAVSESLATVLELEQSMNEINKFLDSITQISSQTNLLALNAAIEAARAGEQGKGFSVVAEEVRKLAEQSSETVGLINSIINNIKSKTRTALKEVEEGSLAIKSGEMIVKQVSDSFKNIEKTFKDIDERIDSETRIFETFTMIFKNTRQEIEAVSSISEEHSAAIEEMLATIQNQNNNISNIFELIGQIKESSEVLEKMANRESNI
- a CDS encoding MFS transporter, whose translation is MKSKEILQDENRKLTFLEKCVSASGGMTGTFFFQMIQMYLLFFYTDIFKVSPLYVAGLFLVVRIIDAFVTPLFGILVDRVTTPWGKYRPWFLIIGIPTAVFGFLTFTTVDLSSTGKIVYVTITYLVFSVCMAIAQAPGAAMTPAMTKRLDDRISLGTFNYIFVMIGAMFVSIGALPLINALGSGNQAKGFSMLMGSVGIVAILLNFAQFAILKERFVIPRDKDAKYSLKQIADSVLKNKTAIIGLVFIFILNLSNGLKSAIMIHYFKYFFHNEGLMVTMGIVGLIPTMLGVMLSGVITKKIGVRNNLVVGSLISIVTTVLVLFIPSTPNGMTVFIALSVIGALFGGITMPAQGTLMPAAMDYAEWKTGINSNAFMGSLQGFMQTFATAISGAIAAGALSIIGYVPNAEQSSTTLFGLKVLMSILPAVIYAFTLIVWKFDLTEEKQHQIAHELAERRKAAQVQA
- a CDS encoding glycoside hydrolase family 3 C-terminal domain-containing protein codes for the protein MERDIKKLISEMTLEEKVSLCSGKDFWYTRDIERLGIPAIMMADGPHGLRKQEGASDHMGLNKSIPATCFPSAAGLACSWDKEIAKKVGIALGEEAQAEGVSILLGPGVNIKRSPLCGRNFEYFSEDPFLSSKMATSFIKGVQSQGVGTSLKHFAVNNQEHRRMSIDAIVDERTLREIYLASFEEPVKQGKPWTVMAAYNKVNGDFCSENNRLLTEILRDEWGFEDFVVSDWGAVVDRDRGVEAGMDVEMPNSGGIGDKKLLEAVKSGKLDERIIDRALERVLKVVFRAIENKKVNSVYSKEIHHDIAREVARESMVLLKNEDNILPLKRIESIAVIGAFAKKPRYQGGGSSHINPTKIDNIYEELEKLAGSNAKLTYSEGYDLVSDEIDKELINDAKEAAKNAKVAVIFVGLPDRYESEGFDRKHLRIPDNHIKLIEAVAEVQSNIVVVLSNGAPIEMPWLGKVKAVLEGYLGGQALGGAIADLLFGVVSPSGKLAETFPKKLCHNPSYLNFPGDDEKVEYKEGVFVGYRHYDTRDIEPLFPFGYGLSYSSFEYSDIKLDKKSITDEQTVTVTVKVKNTGDIEAKEIVQLYVKDVESSISRPEKELKGFEKVSLKPGEEKTVVFTLDKRAFAYYNVNLKDWHVETGSFEILVGKSSRHIVLRETLEVQSTVNLKKVLTKHSTFGDLMEHPIGAQVMQAMTPASSVDASASLDGLGTDPQEMMKGTVLRAAVAMSNGSFTEEMLQGILQAVNGSN